A section of the Agromyces aurantiacus genome encodes:
- a CDS encoding TetR/AcrR family transcriptional regulator, whose product MKPGPRRSLSHREILDAAFELLEAKGFDAVSVRGVAGALGLTPTAMYTYYPNKQALLAGMVEQVLGRLPIGSTADGTARASADGAADARSRVLAVAHGLRDLLVHRPGAVGLLLATPLDGANARRIDEELLAAFTGAGLDLASAGRAAHAVRIHVLGAVAFDAAEAGRTAEAQAEAETPGAASDTLWDDLESFPLADRCRTLADDPAERFSWGVERLLDGLLAAMPAR is encoded by the coding sequence ATGAAACCCGGACCCAGACGCAGCCTCAGCCACCGTGAGATCCTCGACGCCGCCTTCGAGCTGCTCGAGGCGAAGGGCTTCGACGCCGTCTCCGTGCGGGGGGTCGCGGGCGCGCTCGGCCTCACCCCGACCGCCATGTACACGTACTACCCCAACAAGCAGGCGCTGCTCGCCGGCATGGTCGAGCAGGTCCTCGGCCGGCTGCCCATCGGGTCGACGGCGGATGGCACGGCGCGCGCGTCCGCGGACGGCGCCGCCGACGCGCGCTCCCGCGTGCTGGCCGTCGCCCACGGCCTGCGCGATCTGCTGGTCCACCGTCCCGGCGCCGTGGGACTCCTGCTCGCGACGCCGCTCGACGGCGCCAATGCGCGCCGGATCGACGAGGAGCTGCTCGCGGCATTCACGGGCGCCGGCCTCGACCTCGCGTCCGCAGGGCGCGCCGCGCACGCCGTGCGCATCCACGTGCTCGGGGCGGTCGCGTTCGACGCGGCCGAGGCCGGCCGGACCGCCGAGGCGCAGGCCGAGGCCGAGACGCCGGGCGCGGCATCCGACACCCTCTGGGACGACCTCGAGTCGTTCCCGCTCGCCGACCGGTGCCGCACGCTCGCCGACGACCCGGCCGAGCGGTTCTCATGGGGGGTCGAGCGGCTGCTCGACGGACTGCTGGCGGCGATGCCCGCCCGCTGA
- a CDS encoding MFS transporter, whose product MSQHRDPVETMTEPEPHAAPTPGAAEARADARAAAASARPRRELVAWRNAIFAIFFLSGFGLASWVARIPAVRDAVGLSTQGVGLVILAGSIASIFGLIGAPWLMARFGARLGMIGVLVTAAAGLVLVGLGGSVLPSVALVAIGLALFGFGNGAVDVMMNVEGAEAERELGKTVMPLMHAFFSFGTVAGAALAAAASAIALSVSVHLGIIAVFIAVGVVIAVRFVPVREELGDDAHADAPREAWTVRLKRSLAVWADVRLLLIGVVMLGMSFAEGSANDWLALAVVDGHGLDATTGAAIFTVFTVAITGARVLGGPVIDRFGRVIVLQVMAGIGVVGLSLFIFASEPWMLVVGTALWGIGCSLAFPVGMSAAADVPDRADAAARVSAVAMIGYCAFLVGPPLIGFLGEHFGILNGLLLLLALMVVAGLAAPAARERTSPARRA is encoded by the coding sequence ATGTCGCAGCACCGAGACCCCGTTGAGACGATGACCGAGCCCGAGCCGCACGCCGCGCCGACCCCCGGCGCCGCCGAGGCGCGCGCCGACGCGCGCGCCGCCGCGGCATCCGCTCGCCCCCGCCGTGAACTCGTCGCGTGGCGCAACGCGATCTTCGCGATCTTCTTCCTCTCGGGCTTCGGGCTCGCGAGCTGGGTGGCGCGCATCCCCGCGGTGCGCGATGCCGTCGGGCTGAGCACGCAGGGCGTCGGCCTCGTCATCCTCGCCGGGTCGATCGCATCCATCTTCGGTCTGATCGGCGCGCCCTGGCTCATGGCGCGGTTCGGCGCGCGCCTCGGAATGATCGGCGTGCTCGTCACGGCGGCGGCCGGGCTCGTGCTCGTCGGGCTGGGCGGGTCGGTACTGCCGAGCGTGGCGCTCGTCGCCATCGGCCTCGCGCTGTTCGGCTTCGGCAACGGCGCGGTCGACGTGATGATGAACGTCGAGGGCGCCGAGGCCGAGCGCGAGCTCGGCAAGACCGTCATGCCGCTCATGCACGCCTTCTTCAGCTTCGGCACGGTCGCCGGCGCGGCGCTCGCGGCCGCGGCATCCGCCATCGCCCTCTCGGTGTCGGTGCACCTCGGCATCATCGCGGTGTTCATCGCCGTCGGCGTCGTGATCGCGGTGCGGTTCGTGCCCGTCCGCGAGGAGCTCGGCGACGACGCGCACGCCGACGCCCCGCGCGAGGCCTGGACGGTGCGCCTCAAGCGCAGCCTCGCGGTCTGGGCCGACGTGCGGCTCCTGCTCATCGGCGTCGTCATGCTCGGCATGTCGTTCGCGGAGGGCAGCGCCAACGACTGGCTCGCGCTCGCGGTCGTCGACGGCCACGGCCTCGACGCGACGACGGGTGCCGCGATCTTCACGGTGTTCACGGTCGCGATCACGGGCGCCCGCGTACTCGGCGGCCCCGTCATCGACCGCTTCGGTCGCGTGATCGTGCTCCAGGTCATGGCCGGCATCGGCGTCGTCGGCCTCTCGCTGTTCATCTTCGCGAGCGAGCCCTGGATGCTCGTGGTCGGCACCGCCCTGTGGGGCATCGGCTGCTCGCTGGCGTTTCCGGTGGGCATGTCGGCTGCAGCCGACGTGCCCGATCGAGCGGATGCCGCGGCGCGCGTCTCCGCGGTGGCGATGATCGGCTACTGCGCGTTCCTGGTCGGCCCGCCGCTCATCGGCTTCCTCGGCGAGCACTTCGGCATCCTCAACGGTCTGCTGCTCCTGCTCGCCCTGATGGTGGTCGCCGGGCTCGCGGCGCCGGCCGCGCGCGAGCGCACCAGCCCGGCCCGCCGCGCCTGA
- a CDS encoding HAD hydrolase-like protein encodes MTSDLPVATIAPPRTWTAVLFDLDGTIVDSASEIMASLAHMFTEMGVPVPDDETLRSYVGPPLLDSLRMTAGFTDVDAWEALNVYRDHYDEHLLRSPVFPGVEGLLQRLHAAGLPIALATSKPESMAREVLAHHDLDHYFTTIAGASDDEARSTKADVVAEALRRLEAQGVDTSGAVMVGDRGYDVFGAAEHGVPTILVEWGYGSPEEAGDAIGVAHSTDQLRTLLLR; translated from the coding sequence GTGACCTCCGACCTGCCCGTTGCCACGATCGCGCCCCCGCGCACGTGGACCGCCGTGCTCTTCGACCTGGACGGCACGATCGTGGACTCGGCGAGCGAGATCATGGCCTCGCTCGCGCACATGTTCACCGAGATGGGCGTGCCGGTGCCCGACGACGAGACGCTCCGCTCGTACGTCGGTCCACCCTTGCTCGACAGCCTGCGGATGACCGCGGGGTTCACCGACGTCGACGCGTGGGAGGCGCTGAACGTCTACCGCGACCACTACGACGAGCACCTGCTGCGCTCGCCCGTCTTCCCCGGCGTCGAGGGCCTGCTCCAGCGACTGCACGCCGCGGGCCTGCCGATCGCGCTCGCGACGAGCAAGCCCGAGTCGATGGCACGGGAGGTGCTCGCGCACCACGACCTCGACCACTACTTCACGACGATCGCGGGAGCCAGCGACGACGAGGCGCGCAGCACGAAGGCCGACGTGGTCGCCGAGGCCCTGCGCCGCCTCGAGGCCCAGGGCGTCGACACGTCGGGCGCCGTGATGGTCGGCGACCGCGGCTACGACGTCTTCGGCGCGGCCGAGCACGGCGTGCCGACGATCCTCGTGGAGTGGGGCTACGGCTCGCCCGAGGAGGCCGGCGACGCGATCGGCGTGGCGCACTCGACCGACCAGCTGCGCACCCTGCTCCTGCGCTGA
- a CDS encoding ATP-binding protein — protein MTGASSGRAIRTPDQRLRVFVSSTLRELEGERRAVRGAVEDLRLAPVMFELGARPHPPRELYRAYLEQSDVFVGIYWQQYGWVAPGEEVSGLEDEYRLAAAEMPKLIYLKQPAEPDERLSALLARIRDDDTASYKSFSTAEELAELVEADLATLLAERFDASRTAPAGAAGRSPADEAEPARLPAPYAEAVGRDEEVSTLLRWLGEDARRLVTLAGPGGIGKSRLAIEVARLAQDRFDRVTFVLLEHLTDPDDVLPAIARELGVRDGRDGPLSERIGVARAGRRDLIVLDNFEQVLDAAPMLTSLLTDLPDASFLVTSRARLRIRGEQVFDVEPLGLPADAGPATAESVLEAASVRLFRDRAREADPRFEVTSENAEAVAGICRALEGVPLAIELVAACIRALTPATMLDKLDRMLPMLVNAARDVPERQRTMRATIQWSIDLLAPEPAALLVRLGVFAGDFSLDAAEAVTAGSPWADDLLATLLVLVDSSLLRQHGDAGVPLYSMLGSVREVAAARFELEPDAAAVRRAHAEHYVRLAARMEPLLRGPTQLATVIRLEAERDNLRAGYRHLISIGDVDPVADAVWRLLLYWWIRNLLPEAKSWMEDVLATVVPLSDRTRAIAIALSTFVSLWQADTEIDTAEMHRSVELFHACGDDFSEAFARTILSLAYMSSSPPDLDRAEAMQRATLELPATWEDPTFSALFQSALGRVRFLRGDYAGALELFDAALDETIRAEDLYGEGVTLTQAGWARLALGEPRPDLFARNLELAILLGSEDGVAYALEGLAGTAAAVGDIGRAGLLLGAAETARARTGLSEQQSYITYQRFVAELLASDRAGEFQAARARGRRMPRPAALDLALGPSAPGDATPDPRPDPRPAGFLP, from the coding sequence GTGACCGGCGCCTCGTCGGGCCGCGCCATCCGAACGCCCGACCAGCGCCTGCGCGTCTTCGTCAGTTCCACGCTCCGCGAGCTGGAGGGCGAACGGCGAGCCGTGCGCGGGGCCGTCGAGGACCTGCGACTGGCGCCGGTGATGTTCGAGCTCGGCGCGCGGCCGCATCCGCCTCGCGAGCTCTACCGCGCCTACCTCGAGCAGAGCGACGTGTTCGTCGGGATCTACTGGCAGCAGTACGGCTGGGTCGCCCCCGGCGAAGAGGTCTCCGGCCTCGAGGACGAGTACCGCCTGGCCGCGGCCGAGATGCCCAAGCTCATCTACCTGAAGCAGCCCGCCGAGCCCGACGAGCGGCTCTCGGCGCTCCTCGCCCGCATCCGCGACGACGACACCGCCTCGTACAAGTCGTTCTCGACTGCCGAGGAACTGGCCGAGCTCGTCGAGGCCGACCTCGCGACGCTGCTGGCCGAGCGCTTCGACGCCTCCCGGACGGCACCGGCCGGCGCCGCGGGCCGCTCCCCCGCCGACGAGGCCGAGCCCGCACGCCTGCCCGCGCCCTACGCCGAGGCGGTCGGCCGCGACGAGGAGGTCTCGACCCTGCTGAGATGGCTCGGCGAGGACGCGCGTCGGCTCGTCACGCTCGCCGGACCCGGCGGCATCGGGAAGAGCCGGCTCGCCATCGAGGTCGCCCGCCTGGCGCAGGACCGCTTCGACCGGGTGACCTTCGTGCTGCTCGAGCACCTCACCGATCCCGACGATGTGCTGCCCGCCATCGCGCGCGAGCTCGGGGTGCGCGACGGCCGCGACGGCCCGCTCTCGGAACGCATCGGCGTCGCCCGGGCGGGTCGGCGCGACCTCATCGTGCTCGACAACTTCGAGCAGGTCCTCGACGCCGCGCCCATGCTCACCTCGCTGCTGACCGACCTCCCCGACGCGAGCTTCCTCGTGACCAGCCGGGCGCGGCTGCGCATCCGCGGCGAGCAGGTGTTCGACGTCGAGCCGCTCGGACTTCCCGCCGACGCGGGCCCGGCGACGGCGGAGTCGGTCCTCGAGGCGGCGTCCGTGCGCCTGTTCCGAGACCGCGCGCGTGAGGCCGACCCGCGCTTCGAGGTGACGTCCGAGAACGCCGAGGCGGTCGCGGGGATCTGCCGGGCGCTCGAGGGCGTGCCGCTCGCGATCGAGCTGGTCGCGGCCTGCATCCGCGCCCTGACGCCCGCGACGATGCTCGACAAGCTCGATCGCATGCTCCCGATGCTCGTGAACGCGGCGCGCGACGTGCCCGAGCGCCAGCGCACCATGCGCGCGACGATCCAGTGGAGCATCGACCTCCTCGCGCCCGAGCCGGCGGCGCTCCTCGTGCGGCTCGGCGTGTTCGCGGGCGACTTCAGCCTCGACGCGGCCGAGGCGGTGACGGCCGGCAGCCCGTGGGCCGACGACCTCCTCGCGACCCTGCTCGTGCTCGTCGACAGCAGCCTGCTGCGCCAGCACGGCGATGCGGGCGTGCCCCTGTACTCCATGCTCGGCTCGGTGCGCGAGGTCGCGGCGGCACGCTTCGAGCTGGAACCGGATGCCGCGGCCGTACGCCGCGCGCACGCCGAGCACTACGTGCGGCTCGCGGCCCGGATGGAACCGCTCCTGCGCGGTCCGACGCAGCTCGCGACCGTCATCCGGCTGGAGGCGGAGCGGGACAACCTGCGGGCCGGGTACCGACACCTCATCTCGATCGGCGACGTCGACCCCGTCGCCGACGCCGTCTGGCGGCTCCTGCTCTACTGGTGGATCCGCAACCTCCTGCCCGAGGCGAAGTCGTGGATGGAGGACGTCCTGGCCACTGTCGTCCCCCTGTCGGATCGCACGCGTGCCATCGCGATCGCGCTGTCGACCTTCGTCTCGCTGTGGCAGGCCGACACCGAGATCGACACGGCCGAGATGCACCGCAGCGTCGAGCTGTTCCACGCGTGCGGCGACGACTTCAGCGAGGCCTTCGCGCGCACCATCCTGTCGCTGGCGTACATGTCGAGCTCGCCGCCCGACCTCGATCGCGCGGAGGCGATGCAGCGTGCGACGCTCGAGCTGCCCGCGACCTGGGAGGACCCGACCTTCAGCGCCCTGTTCCAGAGCGCGCTCGGGCGCGTGCGGTTCCTCCGCGGCGACTACGCCGGCGCGCTGGAGCTGTTCGACGCCGCGCTCGACGAGACGATCCGCGCCGAGGACCTCTACGGGGAGGGCGTGACGCTGACCCAGGCGGGGTGGGCGCGGCTGGCGCTCGGGGAACCGCGGCCGGACCTGTTCGCCCGCAACCTCGAGCTCGCCATCCTGCTCGGCAGCGAGGACGGGGTCGCCTACGCGCTCGAGGGCCTCGCCGGGACGGCCGCGGCGGTCGGCGACATCGGACGCGCCGGCCTGCTGCTGGGAGCCGCGGAGACGGCGCGGGCCCGCACGGGGCTGTCCGAGCAGCAGTCGTACATCACCTACCAGCGGTTCGTGGCGGAGCTGCTCGCCTCCGACCGGGCCGGGGAGTTCCAGGCGGCGCGCGCACGCGGTCGGCGGATGCCGCGTCCGGCGGCCCTCGACCTCGCGCTCGGTCCCTCCGCCCCGGGCGACGCCACGCCGGACCCGCGTCCCGACCCTCGCCCCGCCGGGTTCCTACCATGA
- the tdh gene encoding L-threonine 3-dehydrogenase — translation MKALYKSAPGAGLEFVDRPEPETGPADVKIRVLRTGICGTDLHIEQWDDWAASEIRTPLIPGHEFYGEVVEVGELVHDVAVGDRVSGEGHIVCGMCRNCRAGRRQMCIRTKGVGLHRDGAFAEYVVIPGENVWVHHSPVDPEVGAIFDPFGNAVHTALAFSVVGEDVLVTGCGPIGLMSIAVARHVGARFIVASDVSPARLELAMRMGADATVDVSRERIRDVQPRLGMREGFDVGFEMSGSAKALPEMIENMNHGGRIALLGLPSEPYAIDWGKVVTHMLTLKGIYGREMFETWNSMSAMLQTSAELRSRVASIISDRYPAHEWRAAFDAAASGGVGKVILDWTEV, via the coding sequence ATGAAGGCCCTGTACAAGTCCGCGCCCGGCGCGGGACTCGAGTTCGTCGATCGCCCCGAGCCCGAGACGGGCCCCGCCGACGTCAAGATCCGCGTGCTCCGCACGGGCATCTGCGGCACCGACCTGCACATCGAGCAATGGGACGACTGGGCCGCGTCCGAGATCCGCACGCCGTTGATCCCCGGCCACGAGTTCTACGGCGAGGTCGTCGAGGTCGGCGAGCTCGTGCACGACGTCGCGGTCGGCGACCGGGTGTCGGGCGAGGGGCACATCGTGTGCGGAATGTGCCGCAACTGCCGCGCGGGCCGCCGGCAGATGTGCATCCGCACCAAGGGCGTGGGCCTGCACCGCGATGGCGCGTTCGCCGAGTACGTCGTGATCCCCGGCGAGAACGTCTGGGTGCACCACTCGCCCGTCGACCCCGAGGTCGGCGCGATCTTCGACCCGTTCGGCAACGCCGTGCACACCGCGCTCGCGTTCTCGGTCGTCGGGGAGGACGTGCTCGTCACGGGCTGCGGCCCGATCGGCCTCATGTCGATCGCGGTCGCGCGCCACGTCGGCGCCCGGTTCATCGTCGCGAGCGACGTGAGCCCGGCCCGCCTCGAGCTCGCGATGCGCATGGGCGCGGATGCCACGGTCGACGTGTCGCGCGAGCGCATCCGCGACGTGCAGCCGCGCCTCGGCATGCGCGAGGGCTTCGACGTCGGCTTCGAGATGTCGGGATCGGCCAAGGCGCTGCCCGAGATGATCGAGAACATGAACCACGGCGGGCGCATCGCGCTGCTCGGCCTGCCGAGCGAGCCGTACGCGATCGACTGGGGCAAGGTCGTCACGCACATGCTCACGCTGAAGGGCATCTACGGGCGCGAGATGTTCGAGACGTGGAACTCGATGAGCGCGATGCTGCAGACGAGCGCCGAGCTGCGCTCGCGCGTGGCATCCATCATCAGCGACCGGTACCCGGCGCACGAGTGGCGGGCCGCGTTCGACGCGGCCGCGTCGGGCGGCGTCGGCAAGGTCATCCTCGACTGGACGGAGGTCTGA
- a CDS encoding carbohydrate kinase family protein: MPQPSDSPARITVVGDALIDELRDPTGSREFVGGAALNVAVGLALLGEDATLVAMLGDDEPAERIRAFLDDYRVRLVASPSEHGTSRAVSIRTDGEPRYEFNEAAQRRRLRFDDATRAALDEADLVVVSCYPFDDDEQVDLLLDAIRDPERRLVVDGNPRSGMLHDRDRFLVSFERVAARSLLVKVGDEDAELLLGAPLEEFVRRLRSGDAASGPAVLATAGRRGAALHHAGIDVRADIVELPGPVVDTMGAGDATLSAIVHHIAVHGVPTSAPEWSEALGEAMTIAAATVRHEGALLRTGIVPPRVGS; the protein is encoded by the coding sequence ATGCCGCAGCCCAGCGACTCCCCCGCCCGCATCACCGTCGTCGGCGACGCCCTCATCGACGAGCTGCGCGACCCCACGGGCTCGCGCGAGTTCGTCGGCGGCGCCGCGCTCAACGTCGCGGTCGGGCTCGCCCTGCTCGGTGAGGACGCCACCCTCGTGGCCATGCTCGGCGACGACGAGCCCGCGGAGCGCATCCGCGCGTTCCTCGACGACTACCGGGTCCGGCTCGTGGCGAGTCCCTCCGAGCACGGCACGTCGCGCGCCGTGTCGATCCGCACCGACGGCGAGCCCCGGTACGAGTTCAACGAGGCGGCGCAGCGTCGACGGCTGCGCTTCGACGACGCGACCCGAGCGGCGCTCGATGAGGCCGACCTCGTGGTCGTCAGCTGCTACCCCTTCGACGACGACGAGCAGGTCGACCTGCTTCTCGACGCGATCCGCGACCCCGAGCGCCGGCTCGTCGTCGACGGGAACCCGCGGTCGGGCATGCTGCACGACCGCGACCGGTTCCTCGTCAGCTTCGAGCGCGTCGCCGCACGATCACTGCTCGTCAAGGTCGGCGACGAGGATGCCGAGCTCCTGCTCGGCGCCCCCTTGGAGGAGTTCGTGCGCCGACTGCGCTCGGGCGATGCCGCCTCCGGGCCGGCCGTGCTCGCGACCGCCGGACGCCGCGGCGCGGCGCTGCACCACGCCGGGATCGACGTGCGGGCGGACATCGTGGAGCTGCCCGGCCCCGTGGTCGACACCATGGGCGCGGGCGACGCCACGCTCTCGGCGATCGTGCACCACATCGCCGTCCACGGCGTGCCCACCTCGGCGCCCGAGTGGTCCGAGGCACTCGGCGAGGCGATGACGATCGCCGCCGCAACCGTGCGGCACGAGGGTGCGCTGCTGCGCACCGGCATCGTGCCACCACGGGTCGGCAGCTGA
- the nucS gene encoding endonuclease NucS — MRLVIARCSVDYAGRLSAHLPLATRLLMVKGDGSLLVHSDGGSYKPLNWMSPPCTLQAAEPDDDQRAAGVTEVWKVTHAKTADQLVVSIHEVLHDSAHELGVDPGLVKDGVESHLQKLLAEQIDLLGEGYRLVRREYMTAIGPVDILATDASGRSVAVELKRRGDIDGVEQLTRYLELMNRDPLLAPVTGVFAAQEIKPQARTLAEDRGIRCVVLDYDAMKGVESGHARLF, encoded by the coding sequence GTGCGTCTCGTCATCGCCCGCTGCTCCGTCGACTACGCCGGCCGGCTCTCGGCGCACCTGCCGCTCGCGACGCGCCTGCTCATGGTCAAGGGCGACGGCAGCCTGCTCGTGCACTCCGACGGCGGCAGCTACAAGCCGCTGAACTGGATGAGCCCGCCCTGCACGCTCCAGGCCGCCGAACCCGACGACGACCAGCGCGCGGCGGGCGTCACCGAGGTGTGGAAGGTCACGCACGCGAAGACCGCCGACCAGCTCGTCGTGTCGATCCACGAGGTGCTGCACGACTCGGCGCACGAGCTCGGCGTCGACCCCGGGCTCGTGAAGGACGGCGTCGAGTCGCACCTGCAGAAGCTGCTGGCCGAGCAGATCGACCTCCTCGGCGAGGGGTACCGGCTCGTGCGCCGCGAGTACATGACGGCGATCGGCCCGGTCGACATCCTGGCGACGGATGCCTCGGGCCGCTCGGTCGCGGTCGAGCTCAAGCGCCGCGGCGACATCGACGGCGTCGAGCAGCTCACCCGGTACCTCGAGTTGATGAACCGCGACCCGCTGCTCGCGCCGGTCACGGGCGTGTTCGCCGCGCAGGAGATCAAGCCGCAGGCCCGCACGCTCGCCGAGGATCGCGGCATCCGGTGCGTCGTGCTCGACTACGACGCCATGAAGGGCGTCGAGAGCGGGCACGCGCGGCTGTTCTGA
- a CDS encoding immune inhibitor A domain-containing protein, protein MAGTTARARRRAVAVIPALALVASGFAATGATGMATAAPQGDEVSIDASEYYMNYAAPRVESAFGTETELDIDGSRKATAAATSVVEQSAAIDHKYAQGNPVAARGLAKLEAKSIKTGKSPKALKQAKGTQEAKLLTILIEFNDQANDDFTDVQVPEYWGASTCKPGEVVNGPLHNNIPNPADYALEDNNSMWVEDFSPEHFDKMLFTDEGITERVRPDLTGPDGKPGIDISGYTMKSMYEEMSHGAYTVTGEATPWVTLPHSEGWYGATTCFQNEEGEWEAGAYQGMQGHPDNPLGANALPIDAVAALAAAQPDFPWADYDIEDQGDRDGDGNFLEPDGVIDHVVLVHAGEDKSGGGGAEGTYAIWAHSSAVPGGADIPGTGLKLSNYIVQPEDSGVGVFAHEYGHDLGLPDLYDVSGAGSSDVDFWDLMSSGSHSGPIFQSMPTHMGLWDKWVLGWADPEVVNPGDDAKTIKVGQTSRPKKGTKDGIKVNLPDKVITLSEPHSGEEMWYSGADQDWADLRLTRTFENVPGDAKFWMWNDYVIEADWDYGFVEVSTNGTDWSELKVYGEDGALDSTDDGYGDPNKRMADYGNKKYGLTGDSHGWVHQYVDLSAYAGQTVQVRLRLATDAAYQDRGWFSDDFSLTSGGTTVWSDDVESGANGWTPEVTSFVDSTGPGWRIDTGTSVKAQYYLVEWRNFDGFDEGLKYGYNSVYSDGAWKVEKVAYNAPGALIWYRDTTYGSSNQIISNEAALPSYGAKGGLLIVDSHFNPLQRTGAAADADPTTLNVMPSRAQSSNAAFGLTPTYPFTECFILEDPETEYCTDLPALPAVKTFTDDQGWVPGFAVNPATGSLYYRDRDASVVVPSAGNAPYSVPLYDLAGNPATDFYGLDIGLGPFGSGNPADDGVGLGTVITVKSALSGNTGALISVTPPPAG, encoded by the coding sequence ATGGCAGGAACCACTGCACGCGCGCGCAGGCGCGCCGTGGCGGTCATTCCCGCGCTCGCCCTCGTCGCATCCGGATTCGCGGCCACGGGCGCGACGGGGATGGCGACGGCGGCACCGCAGGGAGACGAGGTGTCGATCGACGCCTCGGAGTACTACATGAACTACGCGGCCCCGCGGGTCGAGTCGGCGTTCGGCACCGAGACCGAGCTCGACATCGACGGGTCGCGCAAGGCGACCGCGGCGGCGACCTCGGTCGTCGAGCAGTCGGCGGCGATCGACCACAAGTACGCCCAGGGCAACCCGGTGGCCGCGCGCGGCCTCGCCAAGCTCGAGGCGAAGTCGATCAAGACCGGGAAGAGCCCCAAGGCGCTCAAGCAGGCCAAGGGCACGCAGGAGGCGAAGCTCCTCACGATCCTGATCGAGTTCAACGACCAGGCGAACGACGACTTCACCGACGTGCAGGTGCCCGAGTACTGGGGCGCGTCGACCTGCAAGCCCGGCGAGGTCGTCAACGGCCCGCTGCACAACAACATCCCGAACCCCGCCGACTACGCGCTCGAGGACAACAACTCGATGTGGGTCGAGGACTTCTCCCCCGAGCACTTCGACAAGATGCTGTTCACCGACGAGGGCATCACCGAACGCGTCCGGCCCGACCTCACGGGCCCCGACGGCAAGCCCGGCATCGACATCTCGGGCTACACGATGAAGTCGATGTACGAGGAGATGTCGCACGGCGCCTACACCGTCACCGGTGAGGCGACCCCGTGGGTCACGCTCCCGCACTCCGAGGGCTGGTACGGCGCGACCACGTGCTTCCAGAACGAGGAGGGCGAGTGGGAGGCCGGCGCCTACCAGGGCATGCAGGGCCACCCCGACAACCCGCTCGGCGCGAACGCGCTGCCGATCGACGCGGTCGCGGCCCTCGCCGCGGCGCAGCCCGACTTCCCGTGGGCCGACTACGACATCGAGGACCAGGGCGACCGCGACGGCGACGGGAACTTCCTCGAGCCCGACGGCGTGATCGACCACGTCGTCCTCGTGCACGCCGGTGAGGACAAGTCCGGCGGCGGCGGGGCCGAGGGCACCTACGCCATCTGGGCGCACTCCTCGGCCGTCCCCGGCGGCGCCGACATCCCCGGCACCGGCCTCAAGCTGTCGAACTACATCGTGCAGCCCGAGGACTCGGGCGTCGGCGTGTTCGCGCACGAGTACGGCCACGACCTCGGCCTGCCCGACCTGTACGACGTCTCGGGCGCCGGCAGCTCCGACGTCGACTTCTGGGACCTCATGTCGTCGGGCTCGCACTCGGGCCCGATCTTCCAGTCGATGCCCACCCACATGGGCCTCTGGGACAAGTGGGTCCTCGGCTGGGCCGACCCCGAGGTCGTGAACCCCGGTGACGACGCCAAGACGATCAAGGTCGGCCAGACCTCGCGCCCCAAGAAGGGCACCAAGGACGGTATCAAGGTCAACCTGCCCGACAAGGTGATCACCCTCTCCGAGCCGCACAGCGGCGAGGAGATGTGGTACTCCGGCGCCGACCAGGACTGGGCCGACCTGCGCCTCACGCGCACGTTCGAGAACGTACCGGGCGACGCGAAGTTCTGGATGTGGAACGACTACGTCATCGAGGCCGACTGGGACTACGGCTTCGTCGAGGTCTCGACGAACGGCACCGACTGGAGCGAGCTGAAGGTCTACGGCGAGGACGGCGCGCTCGACTCGACCGATGACGGCTACGGCGACCCCAACAAGCGGATGGCCGACTACGGCAACAAGAAGTACGGCCTGACGGGCGACTCGCACGGCTGGGTGCACCAGTACGTCGACCTCTCGGCCTACGCCGGCCAGACCGTGCAGGTGCGCCTGCGCCTCGCCACCGACGCGGCCTACCAGGACCGCGGTTGGTTCAGCGACGACTTCTCGCTCACGAGCGGCGGCACCACCGTCTGGAGCGACGACGTCGAGAGCGGCGCGAACGGCTGGACGCCCGAGGTGACGTCGTTCGTCGACTCGACCGGCCCCGGTTGGCGGATCGACACCGGCACCTCGGTGAAGGCGCAGTACTACCTCGTCGAGTGGCGCAACTTCGACGGCTTCGACGAGGGCCTGAAGTACGGCTACAACTCCGTCTACAGCGACGGCGCCTGGAAGGTCGAGAAGGTCGCCTACAACGCGCCCGGTGCCCTCATCTGGTACCGCGACACGACGTACGGCAGCTCGAACCAGATCATCTCGAACGAGGCGGCGCTGCCGAGCTACGGCGCGAAGGGCGGTCTGCTCATCGTGGACAGCCACTTCAACCCGCTGCAGCGCACGGGCGCGGCGGCCGACGCCGACCCGACGACGCTCAACGTGATGCCCTCGCGTGCCCAGTCGTCGAACGCCGCGTTCGGCCTGACGCCGACGTACCCGTTCACCGAGTGCTTCATCCTGGAGGACCCGGAGACCGAGTACTGCACCGACCTGCCCGCCCTTCCCGCGGTGAAGACCTTCACCGACGACCAGGGCTGGGTGCCCGGCTTCGCGGTGAACCCGGCGACGGGCTCGCTGTACTACCGCGACCGCGACGCGTCGGTGGTCGTCCCGTCGGCCGGCAACGCGCCGTACTCGGTGCCGCTGTACGACCTGGCGGGCAACCCGGCGACGGACTTCTACGGCCTGGACATCGGCCTCGGTCCGTTCGGCTCCGGCAACCCGGCTGACGACGGCGTCGGACTCGGCACCGTCATCACGGTGAAGAGCGCGCTCAGCGGCAACACGGGTGCGCTGATCTCGGTGACCCCGCCGCCGGCGGGCTGA